Proteins from one Mycobacterium sp. HUMS_12744610 genomic window:
- a CDS encoding acyl-CoA dehydrogenase family protein, translated as MTLSKEYEDLRATVADFARTVVAPVSAKHDEEHSFPYQVVAKMGEMGLFGLPFPEEYGGMGGDYFALSLALEELGKVDQSVAITLEAGVSLGAMPIYRFGSEEQKQRWLPDLTAGRALAGFGLTEPGAGSDAGATRTTARLEGGEWIINGNKQFITNSGTDITSLVTVTAVTGALDGGKKEISTIVVPGGTPGFTVEPVYNKVGWNASDTHPLTFVDARVPEENLLGARGTGYANFLSILDEGRIAIAALATGAAQGCVDESVKYAKERQSFGQPIGSYQAISFKIARMEARAHVARTAYYDAAAKMLAGKPFKKEAAIAKMIASEAAMDNARDATQIHGGYGFMNEYPVARHYRDSKILEIGEGTTEVQLMLISRSLGLS; from the coding sequence ATGACGCTATCCAAGGAGTACGAAGACCTACGGGCGACGGTTGCCGATTTCGCGCGGACCGTGGTGGCGCCCGTATCGGCCAAACACGATGAGGAGCACAGCTTCCCGTACCAGGTCGTCGCCAAGATGGGCGAGATGGGCCTGTTCGGCCTGCCGTTCCCCGAGGAGTACGGCGGCATGGGCGGCGACTACTTCGCGCTGTCGCTGGCTCTCGAGGAACTCGGCAAGGTCGACCAGTCGGTGGCGATCACACTTGAGGCGGGGGTCAGCCTCGGCGCGATGCCGATCTACCGTTTCGGGTCCGAGGAGCAGAAGCAACGGTGGCTGCCGGACCTGACGGCTGGGCGCGCGCTGGCGGGCTTCGGCCTGACCGAGCCGGGAGCCGGCTCGGACGCGGGCGCCACCCGCACCACCGCCCGGCTCGAGGGCGGCGAGTGGATCATCAACGGCAACAAGCAGTTCATCACCAACTCGGGCACCGACATCACCTCGCTGGTCACCGTCACCGCGGTCACCGGGGCCCTCGACGGCGGCAAGAAGGAGATCTCGACGATCGTCGTGCCCGGCGGCACACCGGGATTCACCGTCGAGCCGGTCTACAACAAAGTCGGCTGGAACGCGTCGGACACCCACCCGCTGACCTTCGTCGACGCCCGGGTTCCGGAGGAGAACCTGCTGGGTGCCCGCGGGACCGGCTACGCGAACTTCCTGTCCATCCTCGACGAGGGGCGCATCGCGATCGCCGCCCTGGCCACCGGCGCGGCGCAGGGCTGCGTCGATGAGAGCGTCAAGTACGCCAAGGAGCGCCAGTCGTTCGGCCAGCCGATCGGCTCCTATCAGGCGATCAGCTTCAAGATCGCGCGAATGGAGGCGCGTGCCCACGTCGCGCGCACGGCGTATTACGACGCGGCCGCGAAGATGTTGGCCGGCAAGCCCTTCAAGAAGGAGGCGGCGATCGCCAAGATGATCGCGTCCGAGGCGGCGATGGACAACGCCCGCGACGCCACCCAGATCCACGGCGGGTACGGCTTCATGAACGAGTATCCGGTGGCGCGGCACTACCGCGACAGCAAGATCCTCGAGATCGGGGAGGGCACCACCGAGGTGCAACTGATGCTCATCTCGCGATCGCTGGGCCTGTCGTGA
- a CDS encoding HpcH/HpaI aldolase/citrate lyase family protein has protein sequence MNLRAAGPAWLFCPADRPERFTKAAAADVVILDLEDGVAQGDKAAARKALRDNPLDPARTVVRINAVGTDEHALDLDALADTAYGTVMLSKTESAAQVTALAPRDVVALIETPCGAVFAAEIAAADGTVAMMWGAEDLVAALGGSSSRRADGGYRDFARHVRSTTLLAASAFDRIALDAVHLNIGDLDGLRAEADDAVAVGFGGTVCIHPTQVAVVREAYRPSEDKVDWARRVLVAAKSERGVFAFEGQMVDSPVLKHAQMLLRRAGEPTG, from the coding sequence ATGAACCTGCGCGCCGCCGGCCCGGCATGGCTGTTCTGCCCGGCCGACCGCCCCGAGCGATTCACGAAGGCCGCCGCCGCCGACGTGGTGATCCTCGACCTCGAAGACGGCGTCGCCCAAGGCGATAAGGCGGCCGCCCGCAAGGCATTGCGCGACAACCCGCTGGACCCCGCGCGCACCGTGGTCCGCATCAACGCGGTTGGCACCGACGAGCACGCCCTGGACCTCGACGCCCTGGCCGATACCGCGTACGGCACGGTGATGCTGTCCAAGACCGAATCGGCGGCGCAGGTTACTGCGTTGGCGCCCCGCGACGTCGTCGCGCTGATCGAGACGCCGTGCGGCGCAGTATTCGCCGCCGAGATCGCCGCGGCCGACGGCACCGTCGCGATGATGTGGGGCGCAGAGGATCTGGTGGCCGCCCTCGGCGGCAGTTCGAGCCGGCGGGCCGACGGCGGGTACCGCGACTTCGCGCGGCATGTCCGGTCGACGACGCTGCTCGCGGCGTCGGCGTTCGACCGGATCGCGCTGGACGCCGTGCATCTGAACATCGGCGACCTCGACGGCCTGCGGGCGGAGGCCGACGACGCCGTCGCCGTCGGTTTCGGCGGGACCGTCTGCATCCACCCGACCCAGGTTGCGGTGGTGCGCGAGGCCTACCGTCCCAGCGAGGACAAGGTGGACTGGGCGCGAAGGGTTTTGGTGGCGGCGAAGAGCGAGCGCGGGGTGTTCGCTTTCGAAGGGCAGATGGTCGACTCGCCGGTGCTCAAGCACGCGCAGATGCTGCTGCGGCGGGCGGGGGAGCCCACGGGCTGA
- a CDS encoding MaoC family dehydratase gives MSGPGKSIVQRGLWFEEFEIGTTYLHRPGRTVTEADNVLFTTLTMNTQSLHLDAAWAAEQPGFRGERLVNSMFTLSTLVGLSVSQLTLGTIVANLGFSEVSFPKPVFHGDTLYAETVCTAKRESKSRPGEGIVTLEHTGRNQHGDVVARAVRTTLVQKRPAAEGN, from the coding sequence GTGAGCGGGCCGGGGAAGTCGATCGTCCAGCGCGGCTTATGGTTCGAGGAGTTCGAGATCGGTACCACCTATCTGCACCGGCCCGGCCGCACGGTGACCGAGGCCGACAACGTCCTGTTCACCACGCTGACGATGAACACCCAGTCGCTGCACCTGGACGCCGCGTGGGCGGCCGAGCAGCCGGGTTTCCGGGGTGAGCGGCTGGTGAACTCCATGTTCACGCTCTCGACGCTTGTCGGTCTCTCGGTGTCGCAGCTGACGCTGGGCACGATCGTCGCCAACCTCGGCTTCTCCGAGGTGTCCTTCCCCAAACCCGTCTTCCACGGCGACACGCTCTATGCCGAAACCGTGTGCACCGCCAAGCGGGAATCCAAAAGCCGCCCCGGGGAGGGCATCGTCACCCTCGAGCACACCGGACGCAATCAGCACGGCGACGTCGTCGCGCGCGCGGTGCGCACCACGCTCGTACAGAAGCGGCCCGCTGCGGAGGGAAATTGA